A genomic segment from Spinacia oleracea cultivar Varoflay chromosome 3, BTI_SOV_V1, whole genome shotgun sequence encodes:
- the LOC110775967 gene encoding uncharacterized protein, with protein MGSETMKEELHCSSSSSGDEDGDEEWKAAINSAASTFPGCSQPNPTPTPASDDDDEDVKLQPQPIKHYQIKAQKTLDDILTKSLDMVESSDPIDAIDDDPVLNDGGVRLFKQAPVGIVFDHRVELKGPKRKPRILPGEAIDEKSKKFKRRLQSVVVEGTDILDTAKDATQKSLSKLKAKEAAAKEAAKREEERVAQLKKIRGERWLPSIAKEMQVKSRVR; from the exons ATGGGGTCGGAGACGATGAAAGAGGAACTACactgcagcagcagcagcagcggaGATGAAGACGGTGATGAAGAATGGAAAGCCGCCATCAACTCCGCCGCCTCCACCTTTCCGGGTTGTTCTCAGCCCAACCCAACACCCACTCCTGCGTCTGATGACGACGATGAGGACGTCAAACTTCAACCCCAGCCCATCAAGCACTATCAAATTAAG GCACAAAAGACCCTGGATGACATATTGACTAAATCTTTAGACATGGTGGAAAGTTCAGATCCCATTGACGCCATTGACGACGATCCGGTTTTAAATGATGGCGGGGTTCGTTTATTCAAGCAAGCTCCAGTCGGCATAGTGTTTGATCATAGAG TTGAACTGAAGGGACCAAAAAGGAAACCCAGAATTCTTCCTGGTGAAGCGATAGATGAGAAATCAAAGAAG TTTAAAAGAAGATTGCAGTCTGTTGTTGTTGAGGGAACGGATATCTTAGATACTGCAAAAGATGCAACCCAAAAATCTCTATCTAAACTGAAAGCTAAAGAAGCTGCTGCAAAAGAAGCTgctaaaagagaggaagaaaggGTAGCACAGTTGAAGAAAATTAGGGGAGAGAGATGGTTGCCATCAATTGCTAAAGAAATGCAGGTAAAATCTCGAGTTCGTTAG